The DNA region CGGTGGCGCTGGAGCGCGCGCCGGAGATCATCGTGGCGCTGCTCGGGGTGCTGCGGGCCGGCGCGGCCTTCCTGCCCGTCGACCCCGCCTACCCGGCCGCCCGCGTCCACGGGATGCTGGCGGATGCCGGCATCGCGCAGTGCCTCACCACCCCCGCGATCGCCGCGCGCCTGGAGCTGCCCGCGGGCATCGCCCGGCTCGATCCCGCCGCGCTGGAGGCTGCCTCGGACGGCCCCGTTCCCGCCCTGCCGGAGCCGGGGGACGCCGCCTACCTGATCTACACGTCGGGCTCGACCGGGACGCCGAAGGGCGTGCTGGTGGAGCACGGGCCGCTGGCGATGCACTGCCGCACCACGGCCGAGGCCTACGCGATGGACGCGGAATCGCGCGAACTCCACGTCCTGTCCTTCGCGTTCGACGGCGCCCACGAGCGCTGGATGACGCCGCTCGTCGCCGGCGGCTGCATCGTGCTGCGCGGACCCGAGCTCTGGACCGCCGCCGAGACCCTGGCGCAGATCCGCCGCCACCGGGTGACCCATGCGGGCTTCCCCACGAGCTTCATCGGACAGCTCGCCGAATGGGCCGAGCGCCTGGGCGAGGCCCCCCCGGTCCAGGTCTACTCCTTCGGCGGCGAGGGGATGCCCCGGGAGACCTTCGCGCGGCTCGGCCGCGCCCTGAAGCCCCGGCTGCTGATCAACGGCTACGGCCCGACCGAGTGCGTGATCTCGCCCCTCGTCTGGGCAGTGCCGCCGGACGCGACCTTCGCCGAGCCCTACGCGCCGATCGGCGGCCCGGTCGGGGCGCGGGCGGCGTACGTGCTGGGGCCCGACCTCGGGCCGGTCGCGGACGGCGCGACCGGCGAGCTCTACATCGGCGGCGGCCTCGCCCGGGGCTACTGGGAGCGCCCGGCGCTCACCGCCGAGCGCTTCCTGCCGGACCCGTTCGCCGCGGGCGGCGGCCGGATGTACCGCACCGGCGACCGGGTCCGGCGGCGACCGGACGGAACCCTGGCCTTCGCGGGGCGGGCGGACGATCAGGTCAAGATCCGCGGCTACCGGATCGAGATCGGCGAGGTCGAGGCGGCCCTGCGCGCCCTGCCGGGGGTCGCGGAGGCCGCGATCCTGCGCCGGCAGGGTCCGGCCGGCGCCTATCTCGCGGGCTACGTCGTGCCGGCACGCGGACGCCGACCGGAGCCCGGACGCCTCCGTGCCGGCCTCGCCCGCACCCTGCCGGAGCCGATGGTGCCGGCGAGCCTGACGATCCTCGACCGGCTGCCGGTCACCGCCAGCGGCAAGGTCGACCGCAACGCCCTGCCGGATCCCGCCGCCGACGACCGGCGCGGGCGCCCGCCCGGGACCGCCACGGAGCGGCGCCTCGCCGGGATCTGGTCCGAGTGCCTGGGCTTCCCGGTCCGGGTGGCGGACCGGCGCTTCTTCGCGCTCGGCGGCGATTCCCTGTCGGCCCTGCGGCTGGTGGCGCGCCTGCGCCTCATCGCCCCGCGGGGCGGGATCGGCGTGGCGGATCTCCTGCGCGACCCGACCGTCGCGGAGCTGGCGGCCCGGATCGACGCCGGATCGGAGGCCGACGAGGAGGGCCTCGCGCCCGTGGTCCGGCTGTCCGCCGGCCGGCCGGGGAGCGGGCGGCCGCTGCTGGTGCTGTTCCCGGGGCTGCTCGTCAGCACCCGGGAGTACGAGCCCCTGGTGGCCCATCTCGGCCCCGACCAGGAGGCGCACGGCTTCCTGTGCGCCTCCCTGGTCGAGGCGGTCCGGCCCCTGCCGACCGTGGCCGAGCTCGCGGAGGCCTATGCCGAGCGGGTGCGCGACCTGATGCGCGGCCGCGCGGGGTCCTGCGTCTTCCTCGGCTGGTCCTGGGGCGGCGTGCTCGCCTACGAGACCGCCCGGCGGCTCGGCCCGCGCTTCCCCCTGGACTGGGTCGGCATGCTCGACGCCTGCGGCCTGGAGGCCAACTTCGCCCCGGGCGCCGGCCGGCCGATCGAGCCCGCGGAGCGGGCGGCACACGAGGCCCTCGTCGAGGCCTGGCTCGCGCGCGCGCCGATGCGCGCGCACTGGGAGGCCCTGCGCGCCCGCATGGACCCGGAGGCCGCGGTGCAGTTCCTGCGCTTCCTGGCCGCCGAGCCGCAGCCCCTGCCGGCCGACGGTCCCGAGGTCGGCAGCCGGGAGCGGATGCTCTGGACGCTCGTCGACCACGCGATCCAGTTCCGGGCCCTCCGCCTGGAGCCCGGCACGGTGCCGGTCCGCAGCTTCGTGGCGGCGGAGTCGCGGGCCCGCGGCCTGCCGGTGATCGACTGGGCGCCCCTCACCGACCGGCTCCTCGGGGTGGAGACCGTCCCCGAGACGGATCACCTCGACATCGTCCTGTCGCCGCACCTCCACGACCGGATCGCCGCGCTGACGGCGCCGCTCGCCGAGGCCCCCGCGCGGTCCCCCGCGCGAGCCCCCGCCTGGACGGCCGCCTGACATGCAGGAGCTCGAACCGACCTTCGACACCCTGCGCGACGCCCATGTGGCGGCGCTCACCGGCTCCCTGATCGACGGCCTCGAGCACGGCCCCGGCGGTGCCGGCTACGTCTGGTCGCGCAGCATCCCGGATCCGACCCTGAACTTCGCCTTCGGGGTGCGCCGTCCCGACCAGTTCGCCTGGGCGGGCGCGGCGGCCCTCGGGCGCGCCCGGGCGCCGGCCTTCCTGGCCCGGGACGACGGGGAGATCGCGCTGCTGCGCGCCCTGT from Methylobacterium sp. NMS14P includes:
- a CDS encoding amino acid adenylation domain-containing protein, with translation MDRHGQEAGASTAADTAADTAADTAADTAASTGSGTAGEAAAEWTLGPVVVAFDRAGHGAFWPADRALPAGWTRAHGPCGIAAARDWIADPARVPEAASALAPDADRESVPARLARLAAAEPERPAVLFGTRTLTRGELDARAGALAVALAARGIGRGHRVAVALERAPEIIVALLGVLRAGAAFLPVDPAYPAARVHGMLADAGIAQCLTTPAIAARLELPAGIARLDPAALEAASDGPVPALPEPGDAAYLIYTSGSTGTPKGVLVEHGPLAMHCRTTAEAYAMDAESRELHVLSFAFDGAHERWMTPLVAGGCIVLRGPELWTAAETLAQIRRHRVTHAGFPTSFIGQLAEWAERLGEAPPVQVYSFGGEGMPRETFARLGRALKPRLLINGYGPTECVISPLVWAVPPDATFAEPYAPIGGPVGARAAYVLGPDLGPVADGATGELYIGGGLARGYWERPALTAERFLPDPFAAGGGRMYRTGDRVRRRPDGTLAFAGRADDQVKIRGYRIEIGEVEAALRALPGVAEAAILRRQGPAGAYLAGYVVPARGRRPEPGRLRAGLARTLPEPMVPASLTILDRLPVTASGKVDRNALPDPAADDRRGRPPGTATERRLAGIWSECLGFPVRVADRRFFALGGDSLSALRLVARLRLIAPRGGIGVADLLRDPTVAELAARIDAGSEADEEGLAPVVRLSAGRPGSGRPLLVLFPGLLVSTREYEPLVAHLGPDQEAHGFLCASLVEAVRPLPTVAELAEAYAERVRDLMRGRAGSCVFLGWSWGGVLAYETARRLGPRFPLDWVGMLDACGLEANFAPGAGRPIEPAERAAHEALVEAWLARAPMRAHWEALRARMDPEAAVQFLRFLAAEPQPLPADGPEVGSRERMLWTLVDHAIQFRALRLEPGTVPVRSFVAAESRARGLPVIDWAPLTDRLLGVETVPETDHLDIVLSPHLHDRIAALTAPLAEAPARSPARAPAWTAA